In Limisphaerales bacterium, the following proteins share a genomic window:
- a CDS encoding redoxin domain-containing protein: MNQLKGKPFALLGVDVFRHEPKTLKAVMVKEKLNWRSFADSGEIVRQWNHPATPTFYVIDHQGVIRHKWVGHPGEKTIDLALEKLIRTAEKIRP; this comes from the coding sequence GTGAACCAACTGAAAGGCAAACCCTTCGCGCTGCTCGGCGTGGATGTGTTTCGGCACGAACCCAAAACGCTGAAGGCCGTGATGGTGAAGGAAAAACTCAATTGGCGGTCCTTCGCCGATTCAGGGGAGATTGTCCGCCAATGGAATCACCCCGCTACGCCGACCTTTTACGTTATCGATCATCAAGGTGTGATCCGCCACAAGTGGGTGGGGCACCCCGGCGAAAAAACCATCGATCTGGCCTTGGAAAAATTGATTCGCACCGCGGAAAAAATCCGGCCCTGA
- a CDS encoding AlkZ family DNA glycosylase: protein MLLARETVSPLKAIERLAGMQAQQARPPFVGLWTRLEQFSRTDLIKLLKRKSVVRATLMRATVHLMTTRDYCALRGTLHPMLAACIPPSKTKALGGAPLEAILKTGHAFYANAPRSFSELVAHLEAKFPKAHPRIAAVAVRLNVPKVQVPTDAPWGYTNVPEWLVAERWLGKPVPMTEDRVALVKKYLAAFGPATPADAQTWSGCTGLREVFETLRPKLKVFRNEKGQELFDLPRAPRPAAETPAPVRFIPDFDNLILSHADRTRIVDDAFRPALVSKNLLVRATYLVNGRVAGMWKVERARKTATLVMEPFAPLPAKVKAELKQEGERLLHFVEPDFSTYKIQFKK, encoded by the coding sequence ATGTTGTTGGCGCGCGAGACTGTGTCGCCGCTCAAAGCCATTGAGCGATTAGCCGGCATGCAGGCGCAACAGGCGCGTCCGCCGTTCGTCGGATTGTGGACGCGGCTGGAACAGTTCTCGCGCACCGATCTCATCAAACTTCTCAAACGCAAATCCGTGGTGCGCGCTACCCTGATGCGCGCCACCGTGCACCTGATGACCACGCGCGATTACTGCGCCCTGCGCGGCACCTTACATCCCATGCTGGCCGCGTGCATTCCGCCGAGCAAAACCAAGGCGCTGGGCGGTGCGCCGCTGGAAGCGATTCTGAAAACCGGTCACGCTTTTTACGCAAACGCACCACGCTCTTTCAGCGAATTGGTGGCGCATCTCGAAGCCAAATTCCCCAAGGCGCATCCGCGGATTGCCGCCGTGGCGGTGCGGTTGAATGTGCCCAAAGTGCAGGTGCCCACCGACGCGCCGTGGGGCTATACGAATGTGCCCGAATGGCTGGTGGCCGAGCGCTGGCTGGGCAAGCCGGTGCCGATGACGGAGGATCGCGTGGCGCTGGTCAAAAAATATCTGGCCGCCTTCGGGCCCGCCACGCCGGCCGATGCGCAGACATGGTCCGGCTGTACCGGTTTGCGCGAGGTCTTCGAGACATTACGGCCGAAGCTGAAAGTGTTTCGGAACGAGAAAGGACAGGAGCTGTTTGATTTGCCGCGTGCACCGCGGCCGGCGGCGGAGACGCCTGCGCCGGTGCGGTTCATTCCGGACTTCGACAATCTCATCCTGTCTCATGCCGATCGCACGCGCATTGTGGATGACGCCTTTCGGCCGGCGCTCGTCAGCAAAAACCTTCTCGTGCGCGCCACCTATTTGGTAAATGGCCGCGTGGCCGGCATGTGGAAAGTGGAACGCGCGCGCAAGACCGCGACGCTTGTGATGGAGCCGTTTGCTCCGCTGCCCGCGAAGGTCAAGGCGGAGTTAAAACAGGAGGGAGAGCGTTTACTTCACTTCGTGGAACCAGACTTTTCCACGTACAAAATCCAATTTAAAAAATGA
- a CDS encoding aminopeptidase P N-terminal domain-containing protein: MRHKPIQSKLFSENRKRLAAQMAPKALAVVNANDVLPTNADGTLPMQPNADLFFLSGIEQEESILVLFPDAADEKQREILFVREPNEHLQIWEGYKHSKPDARKISGIKNVQWLSEFPVIFRSLMCEAESAYLNSNEYKRAHVEMETRDVRFIKQCQADFPLHTYRRLAPLLHELRVVKTDLEIELLKEAVDITAKGFRRTLRFVKPGVAEYEVEAELAREFIKRRGKFAYTPIVAAGKNNCVLHYLQNDQVCKKGQLLLMDVASSYANYNADLTRTIPVSGKFTRRQKKVYNAVLNVLRASIAGATVGKLQKDWQKEAQAHTNEELLKLGLLKPAQVKKQDPENPACRKYFMHGLGHPLGLDVHDVGNLNVPFQPGTVLTVEPGIYLPDEGFGVRLEDDIVVTEDGPVNLMDKVPIEADEIEAIMNR, translated from the coding sequence ATGCGACATAAACCGATTCAATCGAAACTTTTTTCTGAGAACCGCAAACGCTTGGCGGCGCAGATGGCCCCAAAGGCGTTGGCGGTGGTGAATGCCAATGATGTGCTGCCGACCAATGCCGATGGCACGTTGCCGATGCAGCCGAATGCCGATCTGTTTTTCCTGAGCGGCATTGAGCAGGAGGAAAGTATTTTGGTGCTCTTTCCGGATGCGGCGGATGAGAAGCAGCGTGAGATCTTGTTTGTGCGCGAGCCGAATGAGCATCTGCAGATTTGGGAGGGCTACAAACACAGCAAGCCGGATGCGCGCAAGATCTCGGGCATCAAGAATGTGCAATGGCTTTCGGAGTTCCCGGTGATTTTCCGGTCGCTAATGTGCGAGGCGGAGAGCGCGTACCTGAACAGCAACGAGTACAAGCGTGCACACGTGGAGATGGAGACGCGTGACGTGCGCTTCATCAAGCAGTGTCAGGCAGATTTTCCGCTGCACACCTACCGGCGGTTGGCGCCGTTGCTGCATGAACTGCGCGTGGTGAAAACGGATTTGGAGATCGAGCTGCTGAAGGAGGCGGTGGACATCACGGCCAAAGGCTTTCGCCGCACGCTGCGGTTTGTGAAGCCGGGCGTGGCCGAATATGAAGTGGAGGCCGAGCTGGCACGGGAATTCATCAAGCGCCGCGGCAAGTTTGCCTACACCCCGATTGTCGCCGCAGGCAAAAACAACTGCGTGCTGCATTATTTGCAAAACGATCAGGTCTGCAAAAAAGGGCAACTGCTGTTGATGGACGTGGCCTCCAGCTACGCCAATTACAACGCCGACCTCACGCGCACCATTCCCGTGAGCGGCAAATTTACGCGCCGGCAAAAGAAGGTGTACAACGCCGTGCTCAATGTGCTGCGGGCGAGCATCGCGGGAGCCACCGTCGGCAAGTTGCAAAAGGATTGGCAAAAGGAAGCGCAGGCGCACACCAATGAGGAACTGCTCAAGCTCGGCCTGCTTAAGCCGGCACAGGTGAAGAAACAGGACCCGGAAAACCCGGCCTGCCGCAAATATTTTATGCACGGCCTCGGCCATCCGTTGGGCTTAGATGTGCACGATGTGGGAAATCTAAATGTACCATTTCAACCGGGCACCGTGCTCACCGTGGAGCCGGGCATTTATCTGCCGGACGAAGGATTCGGCGTGCGTTTGGAAGACGACATCGTCGTCACCGAGGACGGCCCCGTGAACCTGATGGACAAAGTGCCGATCGAAGCAGACGAAATCGAGGCCATCATGAACCGATGA
- a CDS encoding VWA domain-containing protein: MKNNKTHITVLLDRSGSMEEIREETIDGFNSFLAQQQQQPGKAALTLVQFDDVDPFDIIHRSAPIGKVPKLNRETYVPRSGTPLLDAIGYGIRSLEKSLARKPESHRPGKVIMVIITDGQENSSRRYTKQKVARMIEEKQGEGWQFAFQSSDMASINDAMDYGINRHSTLSFDKTRAGTAMAWNSISSAISSYRQGGREEVSFRDEPVDSPSSASDWNSLHKN, encoded by the coding sequence ATGAAAAACAACAAGACACACATCACCGTTCTCCTGGACCGCTCCGGATCGATGGAGGAAATCCGCGAGGAAACCATTGACGGATTCAACTCCTTCCTTGCGCAGCAACAGCAGCAACCCGGCAAGGCCGCGCTGACGCTCGTGCAGTTCGATGACGTCGATCCATTTGACATCATACACCGGTCCGCGCCCATCGGGAAGGTCCCCAAGTTGAATCGGGAAACCTACGTGCCCCGCTCCGGAACACCACTACTGGACGCCATCGGGTACGGCATCCGTAGTTTGGAAAAGTCCCTCGCCCGCAAGCCGGAATCTCACCGGCCCGGCAAAGTCATTATGGTCATCATCACTGACGGCCAGGAAAACTCCAGTCGTCGTTATACCAAACAAAAGGTGGCGCGAATGATTGAGGAAAAGCAGGGAGAAGGCTGGCAATTCGCCTTCCAGAGCTCGGACATGGCATCCATCAACGACGCGATGGATTATGGAATCAATCGCCACTCGACACTGTCCTTCGACAAGACTCGCGCAGGAACGGCCATGGCGTGGAACTCCATTTCCTCGGCCATCTCCAGCTATCGACAAGGGGGGCGCGAGGAGGTTTCCTTTCGCGATGAGCCTGTGGATTCACCCAGCTCAGCCTCCGACTGGAATTCGCTGCACAAAAATTAA
- a CDS encoding redoxin domain-containing protein: protein MELRGIRHLSVGKVAPDIKGKDQDGRAFKLSEYRGKVVLLYFWMEY, encoded by the coding sequence ATGGAACTGCGAGGCATCCGTCATTTGTCCGTGGGAAAAGTGGCGCCAGACATCAAGGGCAAGGATCAGGATGGCCGCGCCTTCAAGCTAAGTGAGTATCGCGGGAAAGTCGTGCTGCTGTATTTCTGGATGGAATACTGA
- a CDS encoding helix-turn-helix transcriptional regulator yields the protein MKKTNFDRYLERQMTDAKFAERFEQAGAAWDVALQLAELRRQAGLSQKELAERLNTSQQQISRLESPAYEGHSLSMLRKVAEALDVELQVTFSGKGKRNKTLVAAS from the coding sequence ATGAAGAAAACAAATTTTGACCGATACTTGGAACGGCAAATGACGGATGCGAAATTTGCCGAGCGCTTTGAGCAGGCGGGTGCGGCGTGGGATGTGGCGCTGCAACTGGCCGAACTGCGCCGCCAAGCGGGCTTGTCTCAAAAGGAACTGGCCGAACGCCTGAACACGTCGCAACAACAAATCAGTCGGCTGGAATCGCCCGCGTACGAAGGGCATTCACTCAGCATGCTGCGCAAAGTGGCGGAGGCATTGGATGTGGAATTGCAAGTGACCTTTTCAGGCAAAGGCAAACGCAACAAGACACTGGTGGCGGCCTCATGA
- a CDS encoding LysR family transcriptional regulator has product MNIHHLELFYYVAKHKGISGAVRNMPYGIQQPAVSAQVIQLENDLGIALFQRRPFELTPAGKELYDFVKPFFEGLEEMSDKIRGGVAQSIRIAASSTIFRDHLPDILNAARGEFPGLHPSLRVGIQPEIEQWLLASEVDLGVTVLGSKPPSELKSEKLLELQMVLQVPTKMKIKSVDDILGQDRIAQTLISLPAIEGISRAFQQELARRKIDWPIGIELNSIDLIETYVANGFGIGLSLAMPGAKAPKGVRVLPLEGFPAVSIGALWRGQQSPLAQRIVSLLKHRAGDL; this is encoded by the coding sequence ATGAACATCCACCATCTCGAGCTGTTTTACTATGTCGCCAAGCACAAAGGCATCTCCGGTGCTGTGCGCAATATGCCGTATGGCATCCAGCAACCGGCAGTCAGCGCGCAGGTGATCCAGCTGGAAAATGATCTCGGCATCGCGCTGTTTCAGCGGCGGCCGTTTGAGCTGACGCCGGCGGGCAAAGAGCTATACGACTTTGTGAAGCCCTTCTTCGAGGGCTTGGAGGAAATGAGCGACAAGATTCGCGGCGGCGTGGCGCAGTCCATTCGCATCGCGGCTTCCAGCACCATTTTCCGCGATCATCTGCCGGATATTCTCAACGCCGCGCGCGGGGAATTTCCCGGACTCCATCCCAGCCTACGCGTGGGCATCCAGCCGGAGATCGAGCAATGGCTACTGGCGTCGGAGGTGGATCTCGGCGTCACCGTGCTCGGCTCCAAGCCGCCCTCCGAATTGAAGTCCGAGAAACTGCTCGAGCTGCAAATGGTGCTGCAGGTGCCGACCAAGATGAAGATCAAGTCCGTCGACGACATCCTCGGCCAGGATCGCATCGCGCAAACACTCATCAGCCTGCCCGCCATCGAGGGCATCAGCCGCGCGTTTCAGCAGGAACTCGCCCGGCGCAAAATCGATTGGCCGATTGGCATTGAGTTGAACTCCATCGACCTCATCGAAACCTATGTGGCCAACGGTTTCGGCATCGGCCTCAGTCTTGCCATGCCCGGCGCCAAGGCGCCCAAGGGCGTGCGCGTGTTGCCGCTCGAGGGATTTCCGGCCGTCAGCATTGGCGCTCTGTGGCGCGGTCAACAGAGCCCGCTGGCCCAGCGCATTGTGAGCCTGCTCAAGCATCGCGCCGGCGACCTGTAA
- a CDS encoding NAD-dependent epimerase/dehydratase family protein, with product MKIIITGGGGFLGSQLAEALLARGELIGASGSAEPIEELVLLDAHFGGGPTAAPVRRMEGDVAERAVIEEAIGDAASFSIFHLASMVSGECEERYDDALRVNLDGGRHIFEAARAAAGQPRVVFASSVASFGGEGMPTPVGDLTKHTPRTTYGMTKAICELLLNDHVRKGHLDGRAVRLPTVIIRPGRPNAAASGWASGMFREPLKGEPCALPVHRQQPHPMTGFRTVVESFIALHEMPPEQLGEDRGYCLPAHQVTPELAETVLAEVAAERGLTLGPIEDAFDPRIQAIVDTWPTAVDGTRAAALGLPKPPPLQELIGQYLETFG from the coding sequence ATGAAAATTATCATTACCGGCGGCGGCGGATTTTTGGGATCGCAATTGGCCGAGGCGTTATTGGCGCGCGGGGAATTGATCGGGGCCTCCGGTAGCGCAGAACCAATCGAGGAACTGGTGCTATTGGACGCGCATTTTGGCGGCGGCCCGACCGCCGCGCCGGTGCGGCGGATGGAAGGCGATGTGGCCGAGCGCGCGGTGATTGAGGAAGCCATCGGGGACGCGGCGAGTTTTTCCATTTTCCACCTCGCCTCGATGGTGAGCGGCGAATGCGAAGAGCGCTACGATGATGCGCTGCGGGTGAATCTCGATGGCGGTCGGCATATTTTTGAGGCGGCCCGTGCCGCGGCCGGCCAGCCGCGCGTGGTGTTTGCCAGTAGCGTGGCGAGTTTTGGCGGCGAAGGCATGCCCACGCCGGTGGGCGATCTCACCAAGCACACCCCGCGCACCACCTATGGCATGACCAAGGCGATCTGTGAGTTGCTGCTCAATGATCATGTGCGCAAAGGACATCTTGACGGGCGCGCTGTGCGCCTGCCAACGGTGATCATCCGCCCCGGTCGCCCCAACGCGGCGGCGTCCGGCTGGGCGAGTGGCATGTTTCGCGAACCGCTCAAGGGCGAACCCTGCGCGCTGCCGGTGCATCGGCAGCAGCCGCATCCGATGACCGGATTTCGCACCGTGGTGGAGAGCTTCATCGCGCTGCACGAAATGCCTCCCGAACAACTGGGCGAAGACCGCGGCTACTGTCTACCCGCGCATCAGGTGACGCCGGAGCTGGCCGAAACCGTTCTGGCCGAGGTGGCTGCTGAACGCGGTCTGACGCTCGGGCCGATTGAGGACGCCTTTGATCCGCGCATCCAAGCCATCGTCGACACCTGGCCCACCGCCGTCGACGGCACACGCGCCGCCGCCCTCGGCCTACCCAAACCGCCGCCTCTGCAGGAACTCATCGGGCAATATTTGGAAACGTTTGGTTAA
- a CDS encoding arylsulfatase — protein sequence MFILADDLGYGDVGCYNAHSKVPTPHLDRLAKEGIRFTDAHSPSTVCTPTRYSVLTGRMAFRLNYRGVFTGVGGPCLINPGRMTLASLLKQQGYATAMFGKWHVGLTAFDKEGKPIHQNGLAAVQRMDYARPIKGGPLDHGFERFFGTASCPTTDWLYAYIDGDKIPVPPTRIVDRGPLPKHPYSRDNRPGMIAPDFDLEEVDLVFLKKSQEFLAQHAKESPDKPFFLFHSMQAVHLPSFPGDAFKGKTKTGPHGDFIFEMDHIVGELMKTLEQHGLAKNTLVIFSSDNGPEVPTTIAMRRDHQHDGARPWRGVKRDQWEGGHRVPFIARWPGRIPAGHTADQTICLTDLLATAAAITEFKLPNNAGEDSFNLLPALFGGREPVREYTLHQTISLALAIRHGDWKYLDHQGSGGNNYHRSGEWGMKQFALPENAPGAPGQLYNLKTDPGETTNLYLKETERAQTLKTQLEEFKRTGRSAPERN from the coding sequence CTGTTCATCCTTGCCGACGACTTGGGCTACGGCGATGTCGGCTGTTATAACGCGCACTCCAAGGTGCCCACGCCGCATCTGGATCGGTTGGCGAAGGAGGGCATTCGGTTTACCGACGCGCACAGTCCCTCGACAGTTTGCACGCCCACGCGCTACAGCGTGCTCACCGGCCGCATGGCGTTTCGGCTGAATTATCGCGGAGTGTTTACCGGCGTGGGCGGGCCGTGCCTAATCAATCCCGGCCGGATGACGCTGGCCAGTTTGTTGAAACAACAGGGCTACGCCACGGCCATGTTTGGCAAATGGCACGTGGGCCTCACGGCCTTTGATAAGGAGGGCAAGCCCATCCACCAGAACGGATTGGCCGCTGTGCAGCGGATGGACTACGCGCGCCCAATCAAAGGCGGGCCGCTGGATCACGGCTTCGAACGGTTTTTTGGAACGGCCTCGTGTCCGACGACCGATTGGCTGTACGCCTATATTGATGGCGATAAAATTCCCGTACCACCCACGCGCATTGTGGATCGCGGGCCGCTGCCCAAGCATCCGTACTCACGCGACAACCGCCCTGGAATGATCGCGCCGGATTTCGATCTGGAAGAGGTCGACCTGGTGTTCCTTAAGAAGAGTCAGGAATTCCTCGCGCAACACGCCAAGGAATCCCCCGACAAACCGTTCTTTCTCTTTCACTCCATGCAGGCCGTGCATCTACCGTCCTTTCCTGGCGACGCGTTCAAGGGCAAGACAAAGACTGGGCCGCATGGCGATTTCATTTTTGAAATGGACCACATTGTCGGCGAACTGATGAAGACGCTGGAGCAGCATGGTCTCGCCAAGAATACGCTCGTTATTTTCTCCAGCGACAACGGCCCCGAGGTGCCCACCACCATCGCCATGCGACGCGATCACCAACACGATGGGGCTCGTCCGTGGCGCGGTGTGAAGCGCGATCAATGGGAAGGTGGCCATCGCGTACCATTCATTGCCCGCTGGCCCGGCCGCATCCCCGCCGGCCACACGGCAGATCAAACCATTTGCCTGACCGACCTTCTGGCCACCGCCGCTGCGATCACGGAATTCAAGCTGCCCAACAATGCCGGTGAGGATAGTTTTAATCTACTCCCCGCACTGTTCGGTGGCCGCGAGCCGGTGCGTGAATACACCTTGCACCAAACCATCAGCCTTGCGCTGGCCATCCGCCATGGCGATTGGAAGTATCTCGATCATCAGGGCTCCGGCGGCAACAACTACCACCGCAGCGGCGAATGGGGCATGAAACAGTTTGCCCTGCCCGAGAACGCGCCCGGCGCGCCGGGACAATTGTACAACCTCAAAACCGATCCGGGCGAGACGACCAATTTGTACCTCAAAGAAACCGAGCGCGCCCAGACACTCAAAACCCAGCTCGAAGAATTCAAACGCACCGGCCGCAGTGCGCCGGAGAGAAACTGA
- a CDS encoding VOC family protein yields MNPRLEHANLLVRDLDATLAFVQTAFPEFGIRYDGRDPDGTRWVHVGTDETYLALNQSTVEPAEPWEPYTGKPGVNHLAFEVADAEALRARMQAAGYEDSTVPNRHPHRVRVYFMDPDGNDWEFVQYLSDDPRERHDYETPDR; encoded by the coding sequence ATGAATCCCCGGCTGGAACACGCGAATCTGTTGGTGCGCGACCTCGACGCGACCTTGGCGTTTGTGCAGACGGCGTTTCCGGAGTTCGGCATTCGATATGATGGGCGCGATCCGGATGGCACGCGGTGGGTGCATGTGGGCACAGACGAAACGTATCTGGCACTCAACCAATCCACGGTGGAACCGGCCGAGCCTTGGGAGCCGTACACCGGCAAGCCGGGGGTAAATCATTTGGCCTTTGAAGTGGCCGACGCGGAGGCGTTGCGCGCGCGAATGCAGGCGGCGGGCTACGAAGATTCGACCGTGCCAAACCGTCATCCGCACCGCGTGCGCGTTTATTTCATGGACCCGGACGGCAACGACTGGGAGTTTGTGCAGTACCTCTCCGACGACCCGCGCGAGCGGCATGATTACGAGACGCCGGATCGGTGA
- a CDS encoding NAD(P)-dependent oxidoreductase: MTELSSPKIAFLGTGLMGAPMCRCLMAAGFDLTVWNRSAAKAEALQPDGATVAGTPSEAVAGADVVITMLSDGPAVAEVMFDQGVAEAIAEGATRIDMSSIGADEAMDHAERHLARGVAYLDAPVSGGTKGATAGELAIMAGGAAETFAAMEPVFAAMGRGTHVGPNGCGQLSKLANQVIVAITIGAVSEAFILAGGGGADRAQVREALQGGFASSRILSEHGQRMVLRQFEPGGPAKFQVKDLKNALAAAERLGLDLPITRLTNELFTAMVASGKGDMDHSGLLTHLEAINGLEEQEGA, encoded by the coding sequence ATGACAGAATTATCCTCACCCAAAATTGCATTTCTCGGGACGGGCCTGATGGGCGCGCCGATGTGCCGGTGCCTGATGGCGGCCGGTTTTGACCTGACCGTTTGGAACCGGTCTGCCGCCAAGGCCGAGGCCCTGCAGCCCGATGGCGCGACCGTGGCCGGTACGCCGTCGGAAGCCGTGGCGGGCGCGGACGTGGTGATCACCATGTTGTCCGATGGCCCGGCTGTGGCGGAGGTGATGTTCGATCAAGGCGTGGCCGAGGCCATCGCTGAAGGGGCGACGCGGATTGACATGAGCTCGATTGGCGCGGACGAGGCGATGGATCATGCCGAGCGGCACTTGGCACGCGGGGTGGCGTATCTCGATGCGCCGGTGAGCGGCGGCACCAAGGGCGCCACGGCCGGTGAACTAGCCATCATGGCCGGGGGCGCGGCGGAGACGTTTGCGGCGATGGAGCCGGTCTTTGCCGCGATGGGTCGCGGAACGCACGTGGGCCCGAATGGGTGCGGGCAGCTTTCCAAGCTGGCGAATCAGGTGATCGTGGCCATCACGATTGGCGCGGTGAGTGAGGCGTTTATCTTGGCCGGTGGCGGCGGCGCGGATCGGGCGCAGGTGCGTGAGGCCTTGCAGGGCGGGTTTGCCTCCAGCCGGATTCTTAGCGAGCACGGGCAACGCATGGTGCTGCGCCAGTTTGAGCCGGGTGGTCCGGCCAAGTTTCAGGTGAAGGATCTTAAGAACGCCCTCGCGGCGGCCGAACGGCTGGGGTTGGACCTGCCGATCACGCGCCTCACCAACGAGCTGTTCACCGCGATGGTGGCGAGCGGCAAAGGCGACATGGATCACAGCGGCTTGCTCACGCATCTTGAGGCAATCAATGGGTTGGAAGAACAGGAGGGCGCATGA
- a CDS encoding type II toxin-antitoxin system RelE/ParE family toxin: MVFSVEFYETIDGKSPVEAFLEELARTDPGDHAAVLAGLAKLRDRKNHRPPLSKALSDGLFELRHVGKLNTRVFWFFMKGRRIVAVHGVRNKGRKIPARELRTAHLRMVDWQERNGT; encoded by the coding sequence ATGGTTTTCAGCGTAGAGTTTTACGAGACAATCGACGGGAAAAGCCCAGTGGAGGCGTTTCTCGAAGAACTGGCGCGAACGGATCCCGGAGATCATGCGGCGGTTCTGGCCGGTTTGGCCAAGCTGCGTGATCGGAAAAACCATCGGCCGCCCTTAAGCAAGGCGTTGAGTGACGGGTTGTTTGAGCTGCGGCACGTTGGGAAACTGAACACGCGCGTGTTTTGGTTTTTTATGAAAGGGCGGCGGATCGTGGCGGTGCATGGAGTGCGTAATAAGGGCCGGAAAATTCCGGCACGCGAGTTGCGCACAGCCCATTTGCGGATGGTGGATTGGCAGGAAAGGAATGGGACATGA